In the Drosophila takahashii strain IR98-3 E-12201 chromosome 3R, DtakHiC1v2, whole genome shotgun sequence genome, one interval contains:
- the Vha14-2 gene encoding V-type proton ATPase subunit F, which translates to MSLHSEELGSLFAVIGDEDTCVGFLLGGIGQVDEDRETNFMVVKKDTTPNQIEACFNKFLRRPDIAIILINQVYADMIRPTVDAHNLAVPTVLEIPSKQQPYNASKDSILKRALSVISPPERRH; encoded by the exons ATGTCTTTGCATTCGGAAGAGCTTGGAAGTCTTTTTGCCGTGATTGGCGATGAG GACACGTGTGTTGGCTTTTTGCTTGGTGGCATTGGGCAAGTCGACGAGGATCGTGAGACCAATTTCATGGTCGTGAAAAAGG acactacTCCCAATCAGATTGAGGCATGTTTCAATAAGTTTTTGAGGCGACCAGACATAGCCATCATCTTGATCAATCAAGTGTACGCGGATATGATTCGTCCCACTGTCGATGCTCACAATCTGGCTGTGCCCACTGTGCTGGAGATTCCCTCGAAGCAGCAACCCTACAATGCCTCCAAGGACTCGATTCTGAAGCGGGCACTA AGCGTCATCAGTCCGCCCGAGCGTCGCCACTAG